The following coding sequences are from one Geodermatophilus normandii window:
- a CDS encoding SpoIIE family protein phosphatase has protein sequence MNASQGSLPPGPRPAEDEGPAALVAALEEAPSALWFVAGPDAHTVWANARARALGPTPHDLPVVGGRPVADVVAQVLRTGRPEVLSGVLAADGPSVTVAVRPLASGSDPGAVLVFESGEDEYAARGADAGGTGDVVGEAQHSLLPPSLPLLPDVRLSGSYHPASSGRAAGGDWYDAVPLGHGRLALVIGDAVGHGVPAAGAMSRLRGAVRSSALRDPAPAAVMAALDDFAVQMEDVQGASVFYVVLDAATGSLTYATAGHPSPLLVRADGGTAYLPVTARPPLGTVRGAATPVATARLEPGATLVLYSDGAVTASGPPPSAGLGRLTAVARDTLADPEALDGEAVAGLAAAIAGRLLTEAGRPDDVAVLVAHRRARSVEPLRLDLLAVPPSLPAVRRRLGAWLTALGMGEQDRVGVMVAVGEACANAAEHAYRDTEPGPMQVTAAVDVDGVLTVTVHDEGTWRPPDRDPGDRGRGLLIMRQLVDGMVVRGEHGTTVTLRTRLRQTPDAEPEHPVGGTGATVVVDRDGGSPVVRAGGDVDMVAAEQLRIRLLEASHGGTVRVELDLTAVTLFSSAAVRVVLAVAAIAEAEGWRLVVHAPDGGVTRHILEVSGLQRLVELR, from the coding sequence ATGAACGCCAGCCAGGGCAGCCTGCCACCGGGGCCCCGTCCCGCCGAGGACGAGGGCCCCGCGGCACTGGTCGCCGCGCTCGAGGAGGCCCCCTCGGCCCTGTGGTTCGTGGCCGGTCCGGACGCGCACACCGTGTGGGCCAACGCCCGTGCCCGCGCCCTCGGGCCCACCCCGCACGACCTGCCCGTCGTCGGCGGCCGGCCGGTGGCCGACGTCGTCGCGCAGGTGCTGCGCACCGGCCGCCCCGAGGTGCTCTCCGGCGTCCTGGCCGCGGACGGCCCGTCGGTCACCGTGGCCGTGCGGCCGCTGGCCTCCGGCAGCGACCCGGGCGCGGTGCTGGTCTTCGAGAGCGGGGAGGACGAGTACGCCGCCCGGGGCGCCGACGCCGGCGGCACCGGGGACGTGGTCGGGGAGGCGCAGCACTCGCTCCTGCCGCCGTCCCTCCCGCTGCTGCCCGACGTCCGGCTGTCGGGCAGCTACCACCCGGCCAGCTCCGGCCGCGCCGCCGGCGGTGACTGGTACGACGCCGTACCGCTGGGCCACGGCCGGCTGGCGCTGGTCATCGGCGACGCCGTCGGCCACGGCGTGCCGGCCGCCGGCGCGATGAGCCGGCTGCGCGGGGCGGTGCGCTCGAGCGCGCTGCGCGACCCCGCCCCGGCCGCGGTGATGGCCGCCCTCGACGACTTCGCCGTCCAGATGGAGGACGTGCAGGGCGCCTCGGTCTTCTACGTGGTCCTCGACGCGGCCACCGGGAGCCTGACCTACGCCACGGCCGGCCACCCGTCGCCGCTGCTGGTGCGGGCCGACGGCGGGACCGCCTACCTGCCGGTCACCGCCCGGCCCCCGCTCGGGACGGTGCGCGGCGCGGCGACGCCGGTGGCCACCGCCCGGCTCGAGCCCGGCGCCACCCTCGTCCTCTACTCCGACGGGGCGGTCACCGCCTCCGGCCCTCCGCCGTCCGCGGGCCTGGGCCGGCTCACCGCCGTCGCGCGCGACACCCTCGCCGACCCCGAGGCGCTCGACGGCGAGGCCGTGGCCGGGCTGGCCGCCGCGATCGCCGGCCGCCTGCTCACCGAGGCGGGCCGCCCCGACGACGTCGCCGTCCTCGTCGCGCACCGCCGCGCGCGGTCGGTGGAGCCGTTGCGGCTGGACCTCCTCGCGGTGCCTCCGTCGCTGCCGGCGGTGCGCCGCCGCCTGGGCGCCTGGCTCACCGCGCTGGGAATGGGCGAGCAGGACCGCGTCGGCGTGATGGTCGCGGTGGGGGAGGCCTGCGCCAACGCCGCGGAGCACGCCTACCGCGACACCGAGCCCGGGCCCATGCAGGTCACCGCCGCGGTCGACGTCGACGGCGTCCTCACCGTGACCGTGCACGACGAGGGCACCTGGCGCCCGCCGGACCGCGACCCCGGCGACCGCGGCCGCGGGCTGCTGATCATGCGCCAGCTCGTCGACGGCATGGTCGTGCGCGGCGAGCACGGCACGACGGTCACGCTGCGCACCCGGCTGCGGCAGACGCCCGACGCGGAGCCCGAGCACCCGGTGGGCGGCACGGGCGCGACCGTCGTCGTCGACCGCGACGGCGGCAGCCCGGTGGTGCGCGCCGGCGGGGACGTGGACATGGTCGCCGCCGAGCAGCTGCGCATCCGGCTGCTCGAGGCCAGCCACGGCGGCACCGTCCGGGTGGAGCTCGACCTCACCGCGGTCACGCTGTTCAGCAGCGCGGCGGTGCGGGTGGTGCTCGCCGTCGCCGCGATCGCCGAGGCCGAGGGCTGGCGGCTGGTGGTGCACGCGCCCGACGGCGGCGTCACCCGGCACATCCTCGAGGTCAGCGGCCTGCAGCGGCTCGTCGAGCTGCGCTGA
- a CDS encoding DNA topoisomerase IB — MRLRRSNVHGPGWTRRRAGRGFSYRDETGQLIRDADRLDRIRSIAIPPAWQDVWICPWPNGHIQATGLDAAGRRQYRYHDAWRARRDAEKHERVLAIASELPEVREQVAAALRTRGLNRERVLACALRLLDLGTFRIGSEEYAEENGTYGLATLRREHVTVRGERTFFRYTAKGGIEREVEITDRPTATVVRHLLERPDDAGDELLAYQLDDGTWHDVTSDEINAYLKEVSGAEITAKDFRTWNATVMMAAALAEQPPPRSRTARNKTIRAAYVRVSEQLGNTPAVCKASYVDPRVVDRYEHGETVAEALADVATAEDDREAQKVLEQAVCRLLSA, encoded by the coding sequence GTGAGACTCCGGCGCAGCAACGTGCACGGGCCCGGCTGGACCCGGCGCCGGGCCGGTCGCGGCTTCTCCTACCGTGACGAGACCGGCCAGCTGATCAGGGACGCCGACCGGCTGGACCGGATCCGGTCGATCGCGATCCCGCCGGCCTGGCAGGACGTGTGGATCTGCCCGTGGCCCAACGGCCACATCCAGGCCACCGGCCTCGACGCCGCCGGCCGCCGCCAGTACCGCTACCACGACGCCTGGCGGGCCCGGCGCGACGCGGAGAAGCACGAGCGGGTGCTCGCCATCGCCTCCGAGCTGCCCGAGGTCCGCGAGCAGGTGGCCGCCGCGCTGCGCACCCGCGGGCTCAACCGCGAGCGGGTGCTCGCCTGCGCCCTGCGGCTGCTGGACCTGGGCACCTTCCGGATCGGCAGCGAGGAGTACGCCGAGGAGAACGGCACCTACGGCCTGGCCACCCTGCGCCGTGAGCACGTCACGGTGCGCGGCGAGCGGACGTTCTTCCGGTACACCGCCAAGGGCGGCATCGAGCGGGAGGTCGAGATCACCGACCGGCCGACGGCGACCGTCGTCCGGCACCTGCTCGAGCGCCCCGACGACGCCGGGGACGAGCTGCTGGCCTACCAGCTCGACGACGGCACCTGGCACGACGTGACCAGCGACGAGATCAACGCCTACCTCAAGGAGGTCAGCGGCGCGGAGATCACCGCCAAGGACTTCCGGACGTGGAACGCCACGGTGATGATGGCCGCCGCGCTCGCCGAGCAGCCGCCGCCGCGCAGCCGCACCGCGCGGAACAAGACGATCCGGGCGGCCTACGTGCGGGTGTCCGAGCAGCTCGGCAACACCCCGGCGGTGTGCAAGGCCAGCTACGTGGACCCGCGGGTGGTCGACCGCTACGAGCACGGCGAGACCGTGGCGGAGGCGCTGGCCGACGTCGCCACGGCCGAGGACGACCGCGAGGCGCAGAAGGTGCTCGAGCAGGCGGTGTGCAGGCTCCTGTCCGCCTAG
- a CDS encoding STAS domain-containing protein yields the protein MTASDLPAGGQHDVSTEGTEAPFDDVITLSTSTGEDGAVTVTVVGEVDTFTAPVLRSSLDTQLEQQPRELVIDLSGVQFLGSAGLAVLVETQKSAKSRDVELRLVATTRAVTRPLEVTGLIDLFTIVDGSAR from the coding sequence GTGACCGCATCCGACCTGCCCGCCGGGGGGCAGCACGACGTGTCCACCGAGGGCACGGAGGCACCCTTCGACGACGTGATCACGCTCTCGACCTCCACCGGTGAGGACGGCGCGGTCACGGTGACGGTCGTCGGCGAGGTCGACACCTTCACCGCCCCGGTGCTGCGCTCCTCGCTGGACACCCAGCTCGAGCAGCAGCCCCGTGAGCTGGTCATCGACCTGTCCGGCGTCCAGTTCCTGGGCTCCGCCGGCCTCGCCGTGCTGGTCGAGACCCAGAAGTCGGCGAAGTCCCGCGACGTCGAGCTGCGCCTGGTCGCCACCACCCGGGCGGTCACCCGCCCGCTGGAGGTCACCGGCCTGATCGACCTGTTCACGATCGTGGACGGCAGCGCTCGCTGA
- a CDS encoding DUF1360 domain-containing protein → MAIQDEVARIGQPVRRWASEQARGYDGGQGRPLGGFLGAMSVYSTAVAAGAAAVRASGRELPTRIPLGDAVLLTVGTFRLARRIAKDPVTSPLRAPFARFQGASGEAELAEDLRVEHGWKHAVGELVTCPFCLAQWVGTAFVFSYVAAPRATRLAALTMTMVAGSDVLQFAYDALQTSVTGGGDEPGDEDGDDDQAGRHAEQD, encoded by the coding sequence ATGGCGATCCAGGACGAGGTGGCGCGCATCGGGCAACCGGTCCGCCGCTGGGCGAGCGAGCAGGCACGCGGCTACGACGGCGGGCAGGGCCGCCCCCTGGGCGGGTTCCTGGGCGCCATGAGCGTCTACAGCACCGCGGTGGCCGCCGGCGCCGCGGCGGTGCGCGCCTCCGGCCGCGAGCTGCCGACCCGCATCCCGCTCGGCGACGCGGTGCTGCTCACCGTCGGCACCTTCCGGCTGGCCCGGCGGATCGCCAAGGACCCGGTGACCAGCCCGCTGCGCGCGCCGTTCGCCCGCTTCCAGGGCGCCTCCGGCGAGGCGGAGCTGGCCGAGGACCTGCGCGTCGAGCACGGCTGGAAGCACGCCGTCGGGGAACTGGTCACCTGCCCGTTCTGCCTCGCCCAGTGGGTGGGCACGGCCTTCGTGTTCTCCTACGTCGCCGCGCCGCGGGCCACCCGGCTGGCCGCGCTGACCATGACGATGGTGGCCGGCTCCGACGTCCTCCAGTTCGCCTACGACGCGCTGCAGACGAGCGTCACCGGCGGGGGCGACGAGCCCGGCGACGAGGACGGCGACGACGACCAGGCCGGCCGGCACGCCGAGCAGGACTGA
- a CDS encoding Ku protein, with protein sequence MRSIWRGAVSFGLVSIGVKLYTATEDKDVRFHQVHAVDGGRVKYKRVCSIDGEEVEYGDIAKGFELPDGQLVILTDDDLAELPLATRREIEVLQFVDQADIDPIQFEKTYYLEPDGPATRPYVLLRDALQNTGRVAITKIALRQRESLAAMRVRDGVLVLHTMRWPDEIRRPDFGFLDEDVSVRPQELQMAEALITSMAADFDPTEFTDDYREAMTSLLEAKQTGGEVQPVPETADPGAAVVDLMSALRRSVERARGGAAADEDADEDEAPARPVRKAPAKKAAAKKAPAKRAAAARDTPADEEAPARPRARKVTAAEKAPAAKEPAKRASRRSA encoded by the coding sequence ATGCGCTCGATCTGGCGCGGCGCGGTCTCGTTCGGCCTGGTCAGCATCGGGGTGAAGCTCTACACCGCGACCGAGGACAAGGACGTCCGCTTCCACCAGGTGCACGCCGTCGACGGCGGGCGGGTGAAGTACAAGCGGGTGTGCTCGATCGACGGCGAGGAGGTCGAGTACGGCGACATCGCCAAGGGCTTCGAGCTGCCCGACGGCCAGCTGGTGATCCTCACCGACGACGACCTCGCCGAGCTGCCCCTGGCCACGCGGCGCGAGATCGAGGTCCTGCAGTTCGTGGACCAGGCCGACATCGACCCGATCCAGTTCGAGAAGACCTACTACCTCGAGCCCGACGGCCCGGCCACGCGCCCGTACGTCCTGCTGCGCGACGCCCTGCAGAACACCGGCCGGGTCGCGATCACCAAGATCGCGCTGCGGCAGCGGGAGTCGCTGGCGGCGATGCGCGTCCGGGACGGCGTCCTGGTGCTGCACACCATGCGCTGGCCCGACGAGATCCGCCGTCCCGACTTCGGCTTCCTCGACGAGGACGTGTCCGTCCGGCCGCAGGAGCTGCAGATGGCCGAGGCGCTGATCACCTCGATGGCCGCCGACTTCGACCCCACGGAGTTCACCGACGACTACCGCGAGGCGATGACCTCGCTGCTCGAGGCCAAGCAGACCGGCGGCGAGGTGCAGCCGGTCCCCGAGACCGCCGACCCGGGCGCGGCCGTCGTCGACCTGATGAGCGCCCTGCGGCGCAGCGTCGAGCGGGCCCGCGGCGGTGCCGCCGCCGACGAGGACGCCGACGAGGACGAGGCGCCCGCGCGACCGGTCAGGAAGGCCCCGGCGAAGAAGGCCGCCGCGAAGAAGGCCCCCGCGAAGCGGGCCGCCGCGGCGCGGGACACGCCCGCCGACGAGGAGGCACCCGCCCGCCCTCGCGCGCGCAAGGTCACCGCGGCGGAGAAGGCACCGGCCGCGAAGGAGCCGGCCAAGCGGGCGTCCCGCCGCAGCGCCTGA
- the ligD gene encoding non-homologous end-joining DNA ligase, with translation MPPVPLPGPPVPAPMLAVAGELPPEADDAAWGYEFKWDGVRALAAVRDGRLGLWARSGTDIGDRYPELGRLPGVLARADAVLDGEVVALDRLGRPDFGLLQNRMHRTGGPEAARLAAAVPVTYLVFDLLVDGGRSLLDLPYEQRRERLDALGPEGHRWVATPWFRGGGADVHAASRDNGLEGVVAKRLDSAYRPGVRAPEWRKVKHVRTQSVVVGGWRPGKGRRAGGVGSLLVGVHDDEGRLVYAGHVGTGFTDAALRELGGLLTPRRGTPFDGGVPRDVARDARWAEPDLVGEVAFAAWTADGRMRHPAWRGLREDVDADDVVVEWSP, from the coding sequence GTGCCGCCCGTCCCGCTCCCCGGGCCGCCGGTGCCGGCGCCGATGCTCGCCGTCGCCGGCGAGCTGCCACCCGAGGCCGACGACGCGGCGTGGGGCTACGAGTTCAAGTGGGACGGCGTCCGTGCGCTGGCCGCGGTGCGCGACGGGCGGCTCGGACTGTGGGCGCGCAGCGGCACCGACATCGGCGACCGTTATCCCGAACTCGGTCGCCTACCGGGGGTCCTGGCGCGCGCCGACGCCGTCCTCGACGGCGAGGTGGTGGCCCTCGACCGGCTGGGCCGCCCGGACTTCGGGCTGCTGCAGAACCGCATGCACCGCACCGGCGGCCCCGAGGCCGCCCGGCTCGCGGCGGCCGTCCCGGTCACCTACCTGGTGTTCGACCTGCTCGTCGACGGCGGCCGCAGCCTCCTCGACCTGCCCTACGAGCAGCGGCGCGAGCGGCTCGACGCGCTCGGCCCGGAGGGGCACCGCTGGGTCGCCACGCCGTGGTTCCGCGGCGGTGGCGCCGACGTGCACGCGGCCAGCCGGGACAACGGGCTCGAAGGTGTGGTCGCCAAGCGGCTGGACTCGGCCTACCGGCCGGGCGTGCGCGCGCCGGAGTGGCGGAAGGTCAAGCACGTCCGCACGCAGAGCGTCGTCGTCGGCGGGTGGCGGCCGGGCAAGGGGCGGCGGGCGGGGGGAGTGGGCTCGCTGCTCGTCGGCGTCCACGACGACGAGGGCCGGCTGGTCTACGCCGGGCACGTGGGCACCGGGTTCACCGACGCCGCGCTCCGCGAGCTCGGCGGCCTGCTCACCCCCCGCCGCGGAACGCCCTTCGACGGCGGCGTGCCGCGCGACGTCGCCCGGGACGCGCGGTGGGCCGAGCCGGACCTCGTCGGCGAGGTGGCCTTCGCCGCGTGGACCGCCGACGGCCGGATGCGCCACCCTGCGTGGCGGGGGCTGCGCGAGGACGTCGACGCCGACGACGTCGTCGTGGAGTGGTCCCCGTGA
- the ligD gene encoding non-homologous end-joining DNA ligase produces the protein MRQRVRVEGRQLSVSNLEKVLFPEVSFTKAAVIDYYVRIAPVLLPHLSGRPVTFTRWPDGVEGQAFYEKNSARHAPDWVRKVTVPSPGSSKDREVLEMVVLETVADLAWAANLAALELHVPQWQVGSRLQPTLPDLLVLDLDPGPDAGIRECCDVAERLRVRLVDDGLDPVVKTSGSKGVQVYAPIRVTDREHPSRYAKALAQELSAETPDRVVWRMEKVLRPGKVLIDWSQNNPAKTTVAPYSLRARPDAPVSTPIGWDEVDAVRGGADPGELRFRTEEVLARVEEYGDLFDVADRTRARLPSL, from the coding sequence GTGAGGCAGCGGGTGCGGGTCGAGGGCCGGCAGCTGTCGGTGTCCAACCTCGAGAAGGTGCTGTTCCCCGAGGTCTCGTTCACCAAGGCCGCGGTCATCGACTACTACGTGCGGATCGCGCCGGTGCTGCTGCCGCACCTGTCCGGCCGGCCGGTCACCTTCACCCGCTGGCCCGACGGTGTCGAGGGGCAGGCGTTCTACGAGAAGAACAGCGCCCGGCACGCGCCGGACTGGGTGCGCAAGGTGACCGTGCCCAGCCCCGGCAGCTCGAAGGACCGGGAGGTGCTGGAGATGGTGGTCCTGGAGACCGTCGCCGACCTCGCGTGGGCGGCCAACCTGGCGGCGCTGGAGCTGCACGTGCCGCAGTGGCAGGTGGGCAGCAGGCTGCAGCCGACGCTGCCCGACCTGCTCGTCCTCGACCTCGACCCCGGCCCGGACGCCGGCATCCGCGAGTGCTGCGACGTGGCCGAGCGGCTGCGAGTGCGGCTGGTCGACGACGGGCTGGACCCGGTGGTGAAGACGTCGGGCTCCAAGGGCGTGCAGGTCTACGCGCCCATCCGGGTCACCGACCGCGAGCACCCCAGCCGCTACGCGAAGGCGCTGGCCCAGGAGCTGTCGGCCGAGACGCCCGACCGCGTCGTCTGGCGGATGGAGAAGGTGCTGCGGCCGGGCAAGGTGCTCATCGACTGGAGCCAGAACAACCCGGCCAAGACCACGGTCGCGCCCTACTCCCTGCGCGCCCGCCCCGACGCCCCGGTCTCGACGCCGATCGGCTGGGACGAGGTGGACGCCGTCCGCGGCGGCGCCGACCCCGGCGAGCTGCGGTTCCGCACCGAGGAGGTGCTGGCCCGGGTGGAGGAGTACGGCGACCTGTTCGACGTCGCCGACCGCACCCGCGCCCGCCTGCCCTCCCTCTGA
- the purU gene encoding formyltetrahydrofolate deformylase: MSAAPLAHDPASPDLGRLVVRCPDRPGIVAVLSRLLADVGANITESQQHSSDPTGGVFTLRLEFVLPGLTTRRRQLEGALELLAAQWDLTWRLTEAARRPRLAVFVSRTDHVLQELLYRVRAGDLRADITAVVSNHPDLEPVATAAGVPFHHVPVTPETKAEAEARALELVGDVDLVVLARYMQIVSADFCGRFPERLINIHHSFLPAFVGANPYRAAHDRGVKLIGATAHYVTADLDAGPIIEQEVARVDHRATVEDMRRIGRYVERQVLAQAVTWHVEERVVVEGDRTIVFA, from the coding sequence GTGTCCGCCGCCCCGCTCGCGCACGACCCCGCCTCTCCCGACCTCGGGCGACTGGTGGTCCGCTGCCCGGACCGGCCGGGGATCGTCGCGGTGCTCTCCCGGCTCCTGGCCGACGTCGGCGCCAACATCACCGAGTCGCAGCAGCACTCCTCCGACCCCACCGGCGGCGTGTTCACGCTGCGGCTGGAGTTCGTCCTGCCGGGTCTGACCACCCGCCGCCGGCAGCTGGAGGGCGCGCTGGAGCTGCTGGCGGCCCAGTGGGACCTGACCTGGCGGCTGACCGAGGCCGCGCGCCGGCCACGGCTGGCGGTGTTCGTGAGCAGGACCGACCACGTGCTGCAGGAGCTGCTCTACCGCGTGCGCGCCGGTGACCTGCGCGCCGACATCACCGCCGTCGTCTCCAACCACCCCGACCTCGAGCCGGTGGCGACGGCGGCCGGCGTGCCGTTCCACCACGTGCCGGTCACCCCGGAGACCAAGGCCGAGGCGGAGGCACGGGCCCTGGAGCTGGTCGGCGACGTCGACCTGGTGGTGCTCGCCCGCTACATGCAGATCGTCTCCGCCGACTTCTGCGGCCGCTTCCCGGAGCGGCTGATCAACATCCACCACAGCTTCCTGCCGGCCTTCGTCGGGGCCAACCCGTACCGGGCCGCGCACGACCGCGGGGTCAAGCTGATCGGGGCGACGGCGCACTACGTGACCGCCGACCTCGACGCCGGCCCGATCATCGAGCAGGAGGTGGCGCGGGTCGACCACCGCGCCACGGTGGAGGACATGCGCCGCATCGGCCGCTACGTCGAGCGCCAGGTGCTCGCCCAGGCCGTGACCTGGCACGTGGAGGAGCGGGTCGTCGTCGAGGGCGACCGCACCATCGTCTTCGCCTAG
- a CDS encoding Fur family transcriptional regulator has protein sequence METTWAPRLRAAGLRVTRPRLAVLDALADHPHADADTLVTVAREAHPTISPQAVYGVLKALVAVGLARRVEPAGAPALYEVRVGDNHHHLVCRSCGVVVDVDCTVGTAPCLTPSDTAGFVVDEAEVVFWGLCRDCRARTPERAAQVLQHHNRGGAHA, from the coding sequence ATGGAGACGACGTGGGCGCCCCGGCTGCGCGCGGCCGGGTTGCGGGTCACGCGGCCCCGGCTCGCCGTCCTCGACGCCCTCGCCGACCATCCCCACGCCGACGCGGACACGCTGGTCACGGTGGCCCGCGAGGCGCACCCCACGATCTCGCCGCAGGCCGTCTACGGCGTGCTCAAGGCGCTGGTCGCCGTCGGTCTGGCCCGCAGGGTCGAGCCCGCCGGCGCGCCCGCCCTGTACGAGGTCCGCGTGGGGGACAACCACCACCACCTGGTCTGCCGCTCCTGCGGTGTGGTCGTAGACGTCGACTGCACCGTCGGGACGGCTCCGTGCCTGACCCCCTCGGACACGGCGGGTTTCGTCGTGGACGAGGCGGAGGTCGTCTTCTGGGGCCTGTGCCGCGACTGTCGGGCACGGACGCCGGAGCGCGCCGCTCAGGTCCTTCAGCACCACAATCGAGGAGGAGCACACGCATGA
- a CDS encoding catalase — translation MTDVASQGPAPSEADRPVLTNRQGHPVYDNQNQRTVGARGPATLENYQFLEKISHFDRERIPERVVHARGVTAYGYFEADGTVGDEPIARYTRAGLFQEKGKRTDVALRFSTVAGGRDSSEMARDPRGFAVKFYTEEGNWDLVGNNLGVFFIRDAIKFPDFIHSQKPDPVTFEASVAERAFDFFSQTPEAMHMVMLVFSPRGLPASYRTMQGFGVNTYKWVNAQGETKLVKYHWLPKQGVKSYTAEDAAKIQAQTLGAHTKDLYDSIAAGDFPSWELHVQLMDDHEHPELDFDPLDDTKVWPEEVFPLRKVGTMTLDRMPEDFFAENEQISFGTGVLVDGLDFSDDKMLVGRTFSYSDTQRYRVGPNYLQLPVNRPKARVATNQQGGQMSYGRDDVGTNPHVNYEPSITGGLREAQYPTHDEQGPEIVGRLTRKRIPRTNDYAQAGERYLLSDQWEKDDLVTNLVGALQQCRREIQERMVWHFFMVEDELGQRVGDALGISADDVRGLPPLQTQTLSEEEQQRAANLGKNGPRDVSGHVMTHCVPNERVVVA, via the coding sequence ATGACCGATGTCGCATCGCAGGGTCCGGCACCGAGCGAGGCCGACCGCCCGGTCCTGACCAACCGTCAGGGCCACCCGGTCTACGACAACCAGAACCAGCGGACGGTGGGGGCCCGCGGCCCGGCCACGCTGGAGAACTACCAGTTCCTCGAGAAGATCAGCCACTTCGACCGCGAGCGCATCCCCGAGCGCGTCGTGCACGCCCGTGGCGTGACCGCCTACGGCTACTTCGAGGCCGACGGCACCGTCGGCGACGAGCCGATCGCGCGGTACACCCGCGCGGGGCTGTTCCAGGAGAAGGGCAAGCGCACCGACGTCGCGCTGCGGTTCTCCACCGTGGCCGGTGGCCGGGACTCCTCGGAGATGGCCCGCGACCCCCGCGGCTTCGCGGTGAAGTTCTACACCGAGGAGGGCAACTGGGACCTCGTCGGCAACAACCTCGGCGTCTTCTTCATCCGCGACGCCATCAAGTTCCCGGACTTCATCCACTCCCAGAAGCCGGACCCGGTCACCTTCGAGGCCAGCGTCGCCGAGCGGGCCTTCGACTTCTTCAGCCAGACCCCCGAGGCCATGCACATGGTGATGCTCGTCTTCAGCCCCCGCGGGCTGCCGGCGTCGTACCGGACCATGCAGGGCTTCGGCGTGAACACCTACAAGTGGGTCAACGCGCAGGGTGAGACCAAGCTGGTCAAGTACCACTGGCTGCCCAAGCAGGGCGTGAAGTCCTACACCGCCGAGGACGCCGCCAAGATCCAGGCGCAGACCCTCGGCGCCCACACCAAGGACCTCTACGACTCCATCGCGGCCGGCGACTTCCCCTCGTGGGAGCTGCACGTCCAGCTGATGGACGACCACGAGCACCCCGAGCTGGACTTCGACCCCCTGGACGACACCAAGGTGTGGCCGGAGGAGGTCTTCCCGCTCCGCAAGGTCGGCACGATGACGCTGGACCGGATGCCCGAGGACTTCTTCGCGGAGAACGAGCAGATCTCCTTCGGCACCGGTGTGCTGGTCGACGGGCTGGACTTCTCCGACGACAAGATGCTGGTCGGCCGGACGTTCTCCTACTCCGACACCCAGCGCTACCGGGTGGGCCCGAACTACCTCCAGCTGCCGGTCAACCGGCCGAAGGCGCGGGTCGCCACCAACCAGCAGGGTGGCCAGATGTCCTACGGCCGCGACGACGTGGGCACCAACCCGCACGTCAACTACGAGCCCTCGATCACCGGCGGCCTGCGCGAGGCGCAGTACCCGACCCACGACGAGCAGGGCCCGGAGATCGTCGGCCGGCTCACCCGCAAGCGGATCCCGCGCACGAACGACTACGCGCAGGCCGGCGAGCGCTACCTGCTCTCCGACCAGTGGGAGAAGGACGACCTGGTCACCAACCTGGTCGGTGCCCTCCAGCAGTGCCGCCGCGAGATCCAGGAGCGGATGGTCTGGCACTTCTTCATGGTCGAGGACGAGCTGGGCCAGCGGGTCGGCGATGCCCTGGGCATCTCCGCGGACGACGTCCGCGGCCTGCCGCCGCTGCAGACGCAGACCCTCAGCGAGGAGGAGCAGCAGCGCGCCGCCAACCTGGGCAAGAACGGGCCGCGGGACGTCAGCGGGCACGTGATGACCCACTGCGTCCCCAACGAGCGGGTCGTCGTCGCCTGA